The proteins below are encoded in one region of Salmo salar chromosome ssa02, Ssal_v3.1, whole genome shotgun sequence:
- the thbs3a gene encoding thrombospondin-3a, translated as MGARRDVTTFLALSTFLFVATCEPMDQQDMQVIDMLTLDSKTSVSAVEKVTGAMSVLSDIYIVSTFRLPPKMGGVLLGLYSKEGNKKYLELAIMGKINKALVRYVREDGKIHTVNLQSTNLADGRTHSIILRIGGLRRDNLHLELYVNCRLADSSQGLPPLVPLPAEKVEIRNGFKAYARLQGAVESLKMALGGSVAKAGTLTDCPFQGDSSVYSTVGATAEVNSILGDHTKALIGQLIIFNQILGELREDIREQVKEMSLIRNTILECQVCGFHDPRSRCSPNPCFKGLSCMETFDYPGYRCGPCPEGMTGNGTHCQDIDECSIAQPCYSPGACINTVKGFSCELCPPGLWGPPLFGVGLEYANHHKQECADIDECIEVANACVPNSMCTNTIGSFRCGGCKVGYLGNQTVGCVPRRSCATLSFNPCDANAHCIIERNGEVSCACNIGWAGNGNTCGTDTDIDGYPDRSLPCMDNDKHCKQDNCVYTPNSGQEDADNDGIGDQCDEDADGDGIKNVEDNCRLEPNKDQQNSDTDSFGDACDNCPNVPNIDQRDTDSNGQGDACDNDIDGDGIPNVLDNCPKVPNPMQTDRDGDGVGDACDSCPEISNPMQTDIDNDLVGDVCDTDQDTDGDGHQDSRDNCPDHPNSSQLDSDNDGLGDDCDDDDDNDGFPDVQDNCRLITNPNQKDSNSNGVGDVCENDFDNDSVWDLIDVCPESSEVTLTDFRAYQTVILDPEGDAQIDPNWVVLNQGMEIVQTMNSDPGLAVGYTAFNGVDFEGTFHINTVTDDDYAGFIFGYQDSSSFYVVMWKQTEQTYWQSTPFRAMAQPGLQLKAVKSRTGPGEYLRNALWHTGDTNEEVKLLWSDPRNVGWRDKTSYRWQLSHRPQVGYIRVKLYEGTEIVADSGVVIDTTMRGGRLGVFCFSQENIIWSNLRYRCNDTVPDDFNPYRKQVLLHIKV; from the exons ATGGGTGCGAGGCGCGATGTGACAACTTTTCTGGCTCTATCCACATTTCTATTCGTTGCAACATGTGAGCCAATGGATCAGCAAGATATgcaag TCATTGACATGCTAACCCTGGACTCCAAGACCAGTGTGTCTGCGGTGGAGAAGGTGACAGGTGCCATGAGTGTGCTCAGTGACATCTACATTGTGTCCACATTCCGCCTGCCTCCCAAGATGGGAGGGGTGCTGCTGGGCCTCTACAGCAAAGAGGGGAACAAGAAGTACCTGGAGCTGGCCATCATGGGAAAGATCAACAAAG CTCTGGTGCGTTACGTGAGGGAGGATGGCAAAATTCACACAGTGAACCTCCAGAGCACAAACCTGGCTGATGGTCGCACACACTCCATTATTCTCCGAATCGGAGGCCTGCGCAGAGACAACCTACACCTGGAGCTCTACGTCAATTGTCGATTGGCTGACTCCAGCCAGGGCCTCCCTCCATTGGTCCCTCTCCCCGCGGAGAAGGTGGAGATTCGTAATGGCTTCAAGGCCTACGCAAGGCTACAG GGTGCTGTGGAGTCCCTCAAAATGGCGCTAGGGGGCAGTGTGGCCAAAGCAGGTACCCTGACAGACTGTCCATTCCAGGGGGATTCATCAGTCTACAGCACAG TCGGTGCGACTGCAGAAGTGAACTCCATTCTAG GAGACCACACAAAGGCTCTGATTGGTCAGCTGATCATCTTTAACCAGATCCTAGGAGAGCTGCGAGAGGACATCAGAGAGcag GTGAAGGAGATGTCCCTGATTAGGAACACCATTCTGGAGTGCCAAGTGTGTG GCTTCCACGACCCTCGTTCCCGCTGCTCCCCCAACCCCTGTTTTAAGGGCCTGTCCTGCATGGAGACCTTTGACTACCCAGGGTACCGCTGTGGTCCCTGCCCGGAGGGCATGACGGGCAACGGAACCCACTGCCAAGACATTGATGAG TGTTCCATAGCCCAGCCCTGCTACTCTCCAGGTGCGTGTATAAACACAGTGAAGGGTTTCAGCTGTGagctctgtccccctggtctctgGGGCCCACCCCTCTTTGGGGTCGGATTGGAGTACGCCAACCACCacaagcag GAGTGTGCAGACATCGATGAGTGTATTGAAGTTGCCAACGCCTGTGTGCCCAACTCCATGTGTACCAACACCATC ggCTCGTTCAGGTGTGGTGGCTGTAAGGTGGGTTACTTGGGGAACCAGACAGTGGGCTGCGTGCCCCGTAGGTCCTGTGCCACACTCAGCTTTAACCCCTGTGATGCCAACGCCCACTGCATCATAGAGAGGAACGGAGAGGTGTCCTGTGCG TGCAACATTGGCTGGGCCGGTAACGGGAACACTTgtggcacagacacagacattgaTGGATACCCAGACCGCTCTTTACCCTGTATGGACAATGACAAGCATTGTAAACAGGACAACTGTGTTTACACACCCAACTCAGGCCAGGAGGACGCAGACAACGACGGCATCGGAGACCAGTGTGACGAGGACGCAGATGGGGACGGCATCAAGaatgtggag GATAACTGTCGACTAGAACCCAACAAAGATCAGCAGAACTCAGACACAGACTCTTTCGGTGACGCCTGTGACAACTGTCCCAATGTCCCTAACATTGACCAGAGGGATACGGACAGCAACGGGCAAGGAGACGCCTGTGACAATGACATAGATGGAGATG GTATCCCCAACGTGCTGGACAACTGCCCCAAAGTCCCCAAccccatgcagacagacagggacggaGACGGGGTAGGAGACGCCTGCGACAGCTGCCCTGAGATCAGCAACCCCATGCAG ACGGACATTGACAATGACctggtgggggatgtgtgtgacACTGACCAGGACAC GGATGGGGACGGTCACCAGGACTCCAGGGACAACTGCCCTGACCATCCCAACAGCTCCCAGCTGGACTCGGACAATGATGGCCTTGGGGACGACTGTGACGATGACGATGACAATGACGGATTCCCAGACGTACAAGACAACTGCAGACTTATCACCAATCCCAACCAGAAAGATTCTAACA gTAACGGGGTGGGCGATGTGTGTGAGAACGACTTTGACAACGATTCAGTCTGGGATCTGATTGATGTGTGCCCTGAGAGTTCAGAGGTCACACTAACAGACTTCAGAGCCTATCAGACAGTCATTCTGGATCCAGAGGGCGATGCCCAGATCGATCCCAATTGGGTGGTGCTCAATCAG GGCATGGAAATAGTTCAGACCATGAACAGTGATCCTGGTTTAGCTGTGG GCTACACGGCGTTCAACGGGGTGGACTTTGAGGGCACCTTCCACATCAACACGGTGACGGACGACGACTATGCAGGCTTCATCTTCGGCTACCAGGACTCCTCTTCCTTCTACGTGGTGATGTGGAAACAGACAGAGCAGACCTACTGGCAGTCGACACCCTTCAGGGCCATGGCCCAACCTGGCCTGCAGCTCAAA GCAGTGAAGTCCCGTACAGGGCCTGGTGAGTACCTGCGTAATGCCCTGTGGCACACAGGGGACACCAACGAGGAGGTGAAGCTGCTGTGGTCGGACCCACGGAACGTTGGCTGGAGAGACAAGACATCTTACCGCTGGCAGCTCAGCCACAGGCCCCAGGTGGGCTACATCAG AGTGAAGTTATATGAGGGGACGGAGATTGTGGCTGACTCTGGCGTGGTGATTGACACTACCATGAGAGGCGGACGACTGGGGGTCTTCTGTTTCTCCCAAGAGAACATCATCTGGTCCAACCTGCGCTACCGCTGCAACG ACACTGTTCCAGACGACTTCAACCCATATCGCAAACAGGTCCTGCTGCACATCAAGGTGTGA
- the LOC106580080 gene encoding metaxin-1 isoform X1 — MAAPSQMATSELYCWEGDWDLPSVDTECLIVLAYAKFAGAPLKLHKIGNPWRSPTGSLPALKTSENGSLSRPSDIIIHLRKQKYNADFDLSAKEGADTLAFVSLLEEKLMPALVYTRWIDPKNYVEVTRRWHAEHAPFPLNFFLPGSIQRQQLERLRLVRGDEELTAGEEVEKELYRDGKECMNLLSQRLGSNKFFFGDSPSSLDAFVFGYLVPILKMKLPNGSLQQHLKSLDNLSHFCSNILALYFPSEGREDFSRKVSSQPEGGDADNEPGKRRKQLLSVLVALGAMLSYALLTGIVAIQHVQQEALDHRSPGLRSLSSNEEEDEEG, encoded by the exons GCTTATGCAAAGTTTGCAGGCGCACCCCTCAAACTTCACAAGATCGGCAACCCCTGGAGAAGTCCCACTG GCTCCCTGCCTGCCCTGAAGACCAGCGAGAATGGGAGCCTCTCTCGGCCCAGTGACATCATCATCCACCTCAGGAAACAG AAATACAATGCCGATTTCGACCTGTCTGCCAAAGAGGGAGCAGACACTCTGGCCTTCGTCTCACTCCTGGAGGAAAAACTGATGCCAGCTCTG GTCTATACTCGGTGGATTGACCCTAAGAACTATGTGGAGGTGACTCGGCGCTGGCACGCGGAGCACGCCCCATTCCCCCTGAACTTCTTCCTGCCCGGCAGCATTCAGCGCCAGCAGCTGGAGAGGCTGAGGCTGGTCAGGGGAGACGAGGAGTTGACAGCAGGGGAGGAAGTGGAGAAGGAG CTGTACCGCGATGGTAAGGAGTGTATGAACCTTCTCTCGCAGCGGCTGGGCTCAAACAAGTTCTTCTTCGGAGACTC ACCTTCATCTCTGGACGCTTTTGTCTTTGGCTACTTGGTGCCCATCCTGAAGATGAAACTGCCCAATGGAAGTCTCCAGCAGCACCTCAAGTCATTGGACAACCTGAGCCACTTCTGCTCCAACATCCTGGCGCTCTACTTCCCCAGTGAGGGACGAG AAGATTTTAGTCGCAAGGTGTCCTCCCAGCCTGAAGGGGGTGACGCTGATAACGAGCCGGGTAAGAGGCGCAAGCAGCTGCTGTCGGTCCTGGTGGCCCTGGGCGCCATGTTGAGTTACGCCCTGCTCACCGGCATTGTGGCTATTCAACACGTCCAGCAGGAGGCACTAGACCACCGTTCCCCAGGTCTCAGGTCACTCTCCTCCaacgaggaggaggatgaggagggctga
- the LOC106580080 gene encoding metaxin-1 isoform X2, translating to MAAPSQMATSELYCWEGDWDLPSVDTECLIVLAYAKFAGAPLKLHKIGNPWRSPTGSLPALKTSENGSLSRPSDIIIHLRKQKYNADFDLSAKEGADTLAFVSLLEEKLMPALVYTRWIDPKNYVEVTRRWHAEHAPFPLNFFLPGSIQRQQLERLRLVRGDEELTAGEEVEKELYRDGKECMNLLSQRLGSNKFFFGDSPSSLDAFVFGYLVPILKMKLPNGSLQQHLKSLDNLSHFCSNILALYFPSEGRDFSRKVSSQPEGGDADNEPGKRRKQLLSVLVALGAMLSYALLTGIVAIQHVQQEALDHRSPGLRSLSSNEEEDEEG from the exons GCTTATGCAAAGTTTGCAGGCGCACCCCTCAAACTTCACAAGATCGGCAACCCCTGGAGAAGTCCCACTG GCTCCCTGCCTGCCCTGAAGACCAGCGAGAATGGGAGCCTCTCTCGGCCCAGTGACATCATCATCCACCTCAGGAAACAG AAATACAATGCCGATTTCGACCTGTCTGCCAAAGAGGGAGCAGACACTCTGGCCTTCGTCTCACTCCTGGAGGAAAAACTGATGCCAGCTCTG GTCTATACTCGGTGGATTGACCCTAAGAACTATGTGGAGGTGACTCGGCGCTGGCACGCGGAGCACGCCCCATTCCCCCTGAACTTCTTCCTGCCCGGCAGCATTCAGCGCCAGCAGCTGGAGAGGCTGAGGCTGGTCAGGGGAGACGAGGAGTTGACAGCAGGGGAGGAAGTGGAGAAGGAG CTGTACCGCGATGGTAAGGAGTGTATGAACCTTCTCTCGCAGCGGCTGGGCTCAAACAAGTTCTTCTTCGGAGACTC ACCTTCATCTCTGGACGCTTTTGTCTTTGGCTACTTGGTGCCCATCCTGAAGATGAAACTGCCCAATGGAAGTCTCCAGCAGCACCTCAAGTCATTGGACAACCTGAGCCACTTCTGCTCCAACATCCTGGCGCTCTACTTCCCCAGTGAGGGACGAG ATTTTAGTCGCAAGGTGTCCTCCCAGCCTGAAGGGGGTGACGCTGATAACGAGCCGGGTAAGAGGCGCAAGCAGCTGCTGTCGGTCCTGGTGGCCCTGGGCGCCATGTTGAGTTACGCCCTGCTCACCGGCATTGTGGCTATTCAACACGTCCAGCAGGAGGCACTAGACCACCGTTCCCCAGGTCTCAGGTCACTCTCCTCCaacgaggaggaggatgaggagggctga